The Styela clava chromosome 2, kaStyClav1.hap1.2, whole genome shotgun sequence genome contains a region encoding:
- the LOC120335797 gene encoding ciliary microtubule inner protein 5-like, producing the protein MAEKASGQKPVTSGKRKDTVDHNEVAQNKIWRERVEGEWKGVGVWEKNWGFLKDYDPRGRPKTPRELPEREPVFSDDLPNTKGHEYGSRITTDIGQKMTDMEYLFDCNVRKRRMGTEFVCY; encoded by the exons ATGGC TGAAAAGGCATCCGGACAGAAACCCGTTACATCCGGTAAAAGAAAGGATACTGTCGATCACAATGAAGTTGCGCAGAACAAAATTTGGCGGGAAAGAGTAGAGGGAGAGTGGAAAGGTGTTGGAGTTTG GGAGAAGAACTGGGGATTCCTCAAAGACTATGACCCCAGAGGAAGGCCCAAGACACCACGAGAACTTCCGGAACGAGAGCCAGTGTTTTCCGATGACCTTCCAAACACGAAAGGCCACGAATACGGAAGTCGAATCACGACAGATATCGGTCAAAAAATGACCGACatggaatatttatttgattgtaACGTCAGAAAGAGAAGAATGGGAACTGAATTCGTCTGTTATTAA